Proteins encoded in a region of the Sphingomonas sp. HMP9 genome:
- a CDS encoding GH92 family glycosyl hydrolase, whose protein sequence is MGALLTTMLAGPAFAQESASPSDAVDPFIGTGGEGHTFPGAVAPFGMVQLSPDTDTSCVIRTCYGHAAGYRFDDPTIEGFSHTHFSGAGHSDLGDILVMPVSGDTVPMDPGTPAAPGYRSRFSHATEVATPGYYAVTLDGPGVRAEMTAGTRIGVHRYAFPKGKAAHLVVDLRSSLYNYPGKILWSGLHLRDDGVLTGFRETRGWAPGRKLYFAMRFSAPLIGHALVNREKDIPYKGFQGPGRGSDALAEKLGQALEARLDFGPLDAPLEVKVGISGVDEAGALANLDSEPGGFDAVRARTGRDWDAALGAVQFKAAAPMRRIFATALYHSLLAPSVWSDSDGRYRGPDDQVHQASGFTVRSTFSLWDTFRAEHPLLTLIQPEKTNSDIVRSLIASQQHSPDGILPVWQFAGRETWTMIGYHAVPVIADAYMKGIGGFDADAALQAMVASADRAAYGGLGEYIQRGYVPIDKEPEAASKTVEYAYDDWTIARMARRMGKTDIAERFEKRAGNWRNSFDEKSGWLRARLANGTFRTPFDPTAINYGSDYTEGNAWQYSWFVPQDQAGLFRLLGGDAKTVRKLDAMFDFDNSKVDYSHAEDIAGLIGQYIHGNEPSHHVAYLYNYAGAPWRTQERLGQIVQSQYGAKPEGLSGNDDLGQMSAWLVFTALGFYPVAPGSNEYVIGRPFLSQATLALPGGKRFAIRTDNLSDANPYIRSVTLNGTPLTRSYLRDAEIRQGGELRFVMAAKPNKLWGKGAKARPFSSSTAASIPTRN, encoded by the coding sequence ATGGGTGCGCTGCTCACCACGATGCTCGCCGGCCCTGCGTTCGCGCAGGAATCCGCCAGCCCAAGCGACGCGGTCGATCCGTTCATCGGCACGGGCGGCGAAGGGCATACCTTTCCGGGCGCCGTCGCGCCGTTCGGCATGGTGCAGTTGTCGCCGGACACCGACACCTCGTGCGTGATCCGCACCTGCTATGGCCACGCCGCCGGCTATCGCTTTGACGATCCGACGATTGAGGGGTTCAGCCACACGCATTTTTCGGGCGCGGGCCATTCCGACCTCGGCGACATCCTCGTCATGCCGGTATCGGGCGACACCGTGCCGATGGACCCCGGCACGCCCGCTGCCCCCGGCTATCGCTCGCGCTTTTCGCACGCCACCGAGGTCGCCACGCCGGGCTATTACGCCGTCACGCTCGACGGGCCGGGCGTACGCGCGGAAATGACGGCGGGGACGCGGATCGGCGTGCATCGCTACGCCTTCCCCAAGGGCAAGGCCGCGCACCTCGTGGTCGACCTCCGGTCGTCGCTCTACAATTACCCCGGCAAGATCCTGTGGTCGGGACTCCACCTGCGCGACGACGGCGTGCTCACCGGTTTCCGCGAGACGCGCGGCTGGGCGCCCGGCCGCAAGCTCTATTTCGCGATGCGGTTCTCGGCGCCCCTTATCGGCCACGCGCTGGTCAACCGCGAGAAGGACATCCCGTACAAGGGGTTCCAGGGCCCGGGCCGCGGCAGCGATGCCTTGGCGGAGAAGCTCGGCCAGGCACTTGAAGCGCGGCTCGATTTCGGCCCGCTCGACGCTCCGCTCGAGGTGAAGGTCGGGATCTCGGGCGTCGACGAAGCTGGCGCGCTCGCCAATCTCGACAGCGAGCCCGGTGGCTTCGACGCCGTCCGCGCCAGGACCGGACGCGATTGGGACGCCGCGTTGGGCGCGGTCCAGTTCAAGGCCGCGGCACCGATGCGCCGTATCTTCGCGACCGCCCTCTATCACAGCCTGCTCGCCCCCAGCGTGTGGAGCGACAGCGACGGACGCTACCGCGGCCCCGACGACCAGGTCCACCAGGCGTCCGGCTTCACCGTCCGCTCGACCTTCTCGCTCTGGGATACGTTCCGCGCCGAACATCCGCTGCTGACGCTGATCCAGCCGGAGAAGACCAATTCCGACATCGTCCGCTCGCTGATCGCCAGCCAGCAGCACAGCCCTGACGGCATCCTGCCGGTCTGGCAGTTCGCCGGGCGCGAGACGTGGACGATGATCGGCTATCACGCCGTCCCCGTCATCGCCGACGCGTATATGAAGGGCATTGGCGGCTTCGATGCCGACGCCGCGTTGCAGGCGATGGTCGCGAGCGCCGATCGCGCCGCCTATGGCGGGCTCGGCGAGTATATCCAGCGCGGCTACGTGCCGATCGACAAGGAGCCGGAGGCCGCGTCGAAGACCGTCGAATATGCCTATGACGACTGGACGATCGCGCGGATGGCGCGCCGCATGGGCAAGACCGACATTGCCGAGCGGTTCGAAAAGCGCGCGGGCAACTGGCGCAACAGCTTCGACGAAAAGTCCGGCTGGCTGCGTGCAAGGCTCGCGAACGGCACCTTCCGCACCCCCTTCGATCCGACCGCGATCAACTACGGCTCCGACTATACCGAGGGCAATGCGTGGCAATATAGCTGGTTCGTGCCGCAGGATCAGGCGGGGCTGTTCCGGCTGCTGGGCGGCGATGCGAAGACCGTCAGGAAGCTCGACGCAATGTTCGACTTCGACAATTCGAAGGTCGACTACAGCCATGCAGAAGATATCGCCGGGCTGATCGGCCAGTATATTCACGGCAACGAACCGAGCCACCACGTCGCCTATCTCTACAATTACGCCGGCGCACCGTGGCGGACGCAGGAGCGGCTCGGCCAGATCGTGCAAAGCCAATATGGCGCCAAGCCGGAGGGGCTGAGCGGCAACGACGATCTCGGCCAGATGTCCGCCTGGCTCGTCTTCACCGCACTCGGCTTCTACCCGGTCGCGCCGGGATCGAACGAATATGTCATCGGCCGCCCATTCCTGTCGCAAGCGACACTGGCACTACCCGGCGGCAAGCGGTTCGCGATCCGGACGGACAATCTGTCGGACGCCAATCCCTATATCCGCTCGGTCACGCTCAACGGCACGCCCCTCACCCGCAGCTATCTGCGCGACGCCGAGATCCGCCAGGGCGGTGAACTCCGCTTCGTGATGGCCGCGAAACCGAACAAGCTCTGGGGCAAGGGCGCAAAGGCCCGCCCGTTCTCGTCCTCGACCGCCGCTTCGATCCCAACGCGCAATTAA